The proteins below are encoded in one region of Peribacillus muralis:
- a CDS encoding amidohydrolase, whose amino-acid sequence MGKSKITKWIDENEAKFTGMAKRIWDQPEVGYTETFASTLQIKTLKEAGFTITSGIGDVPTAFVAEYGKEKPVIGILGEFDALPGLSQKATPKYEPVVQHGPGHGCGHNLLGTAGVEAVISLKERIDAEMLPGTIRYYGCPAEELLSGKTFMARVGIFDDLDCALTWHPGTSNMTANFRSQALTAIEFHFSGRTSHAGAAPHLGRSALDAVELMNVGANYLREHVPDGSRIHYQITNGGMAPNIVPDTASVYYFLRSADRRQVEELKERLIKVAQGAAMMTETSVLWEIKSGCYDTLPNRTLNELMYMQAEAAGSMVFSQEEEKFSEELCQTVDPSVLAAAKQQVISDVNKLLDTGFHHNSKHFDITMGGSTDVGDVSWITPVGQIMTTCAPLGIQFHTWQATASFGSSIGMKGMHYAAKVMALSAYELLLDQSGILEKAKAEFIASTKGLTYKSGIPSDVKPPVQNSDAVPVSST is encoded by the coding sequence ATGGGGAAGTCGAAGATTACAAAATGGATTGATGAAAACGAGGCCAAATTCACAGGCATGGCCAAACGGATTTGGGACCAGCCTGAAGTAGGGTATACGGAAACCTTTGCATCTACCTTGCAAATCAAGACGTTAAAAGAAGCGGGGTTTACGATTACTTCCGGGATAGGTGATGTGCCGACTGCATTTGTAGCAGAATATGGAAAAGAAAAACCAGTCATAGGTATTCTTGGGGAATTTGATGCCCTGCCAGGATTATCCCAAAAAGCCACTCCAAAATATGAACCGGTAGTTCAGCATGGACCAGGACATGGTTGTGGGCACAACTTGCTCGGAACAGCAGGGGTAGAAGCTGTGATTTCGCTTAAGGAAAGAATTGATGCGGAAATGCTGCCGGGTACCATTCGATATTATGGCTGTCCCGCTGAAGAACTGCTCTCTGGAAAAACATTCATGGCGAGGGTTGGCATTTTCGATGATTTAGACTGCGCCCTTACTTGGCATCCGGGAACGTCCAATATGACCGCCAATTTTCGTTCTCAGGCATTGACCGCAATCGAATTTCATTTTTCCGGAAGAACTTCCCATGCTGGGGCGGCTCCGCATCTTGGACGCAGTGCACTGGACGCAGTCGAGTTAATGAATGTAGGAGCTAACTATTTACGGGAGCATGTGCCAGATGGTTCCCGAATCCACTATCAGATTACAAACGGAGGGATGGCACCGAATATCGTGCCAGATACAGCTAGCGTTTATTATTTCTTGCGCAGTGCAGACCGTAGGCAGGTGGAAGAATTGAAAGAACGATTGATAAAAGTGGCGCAAGGGGCAGCTATGATGACAGAAACGTCGGTACTCTGGGAAATCAAATCTGGGTGCTACGATACATTGCCTAATCGAACGTTAAATGAGCTCATGTATATGCAAGCGGAAGCAGCAGGATCAATGGTTTTTTCCCAAGAAGAAGAGAAATTCTCTGAAGAATTGTGCCAAACGGTTGATCCATCCGTGTTGGCCGCGGCTAAGCAGCAAGTCATAAGTGATGTTAACAAGTTACTCGATACAGGTTTCCATCACAACAGTAAGCATTTCGATATCACCATGGGCGGATCAACGGATGTAGGCGATGTCTCTTGGATCACGCCGGTCGGACAAATCATGACCACCTGCGCACCGCTTGGAATTCAGTTCCATACCTGGCAGGCTACGGCCTCATTTGGTTCATCGATCGGAATGAAGGGAATGCATTACGCAGCGAAAGTAATGGCGTTATCTGCATATGAATTGCTGCTAGATCAAAGTGGCATCCTTGAAAAAGCAAAAGCCGAGTTCATAGCAAGCACAAAAGGATTGACCTACAAATCTGGTATTCCATCTGATGTGAAACCACCTGTGCAAAATAGTGACGCTGTTCCGGTATCATCAACCTGA
- a CDS encoding MFS transporter, which yields MGANLNSSKNKMILLVLYFGWIVSYIDRTVVSLSILKIGEDLSLDASKLGIVLSAFFMGYAIMQIPGGWLADRFGSRKVIVIAVLFWSAFTALTGLAWSLTSLLLIRFLFGIGEGGYPSASTKAISDYFPADKRTKAQSTMMSSNALGGALAPIICAPLLVWLGWRHVFWVISLLGIIFVIWFLLSTRQAGGYSNSLDKAHKPKREEYKQLLLNTYLWKVLLVFFFINITSWGLSSWMPSYLMQVLGINLKSIGIISAIPALFLAAGMIISGRIINKIGSNAKYGVITGIFIMGISLYLMTLSTSITQVIIYQCMAFTFMAFVMSFIFTLPHRVMEQKVVGTAFGILNFGGQAAGIFSPMIMGALISSSGGSYKSAFLFLTACCLIAGVIACFLPSAKRNQEVTDATVKTVG from the coding sequence ATGGGGGCCAATCTCAATTCTTCAAAAAACAAAATGATTTTATTAGTTCTCTATTTCGGCTGGATTGTATCGTATATTGACAGAACTGTTGTAAGTCTTTCCATATTAAAAATCGGAGAAGATTTATCACTTGATGCGTCAAAATTGGGGATTGTATTAAGTGCCTTCTTCATGGGCTATGCGATCATGCAAATTCCAGGCGGCTGGCTCGCAGACCGTTTTGGATCAAGAAAGGTCATCGTTATAGCTGTTTTGTTCTGGTCCGCATTTACTGCCTTGACTGGACTTGCCTGGTCCCTCACTTCGCTACTTCTCATTCGTTTTCTGTTCGGGATCGGGGAAGGAGGATATCCTTCAGCAAGTACTAAAGCCATATCCGATTATTTTCCGGCTGATAAAAGGACGAAAGCCCAATCCACAATGATGTCCTCAAATGCACTTGGCGGGGCTCTTGCACCGATTATCTGTGCTCCTCTACTTGTATGGCTAGGGTGGCGTCATGTATTTTGGGTGATCTCCCTATTAGGTATAATCTTTGTAATCTGGTTCCTCCTATCCACAAGACAAGCAGGTGGATACTCCAATTCCTTGGATAAAGCACATAAGCCTAAGCGGGAAGAGTATAAGCAGCTACTTTTAAATACTTACTTATGGAAGGTTCTTCTAGTTTTCTTTTTTATTAATATAACAAGCTGGGGTCTCTCTTCATGGATGCCTTCATACTTGATGCAGGTTCTTGGAATCAATCTTAAATCAATTGGAATAATCAGTGCCATCCCCGCCTTGTTCTTGGCAGCAGGCATGATCATTAGCGGTCGAATCATTAATAAGATTGGATCTAATGCAAAGTATGGAGTCATCACGGGAATCTTCATTATGGGTATCTCACTTTATCTGATGACGCTTTCCACCAGCATTACCCAAGTGATTATATACCAGTGCATGGCTTTTACCTTTATGGCATTTGTCATGAGCTTTATCTTCACGTTGCCCCACCGGGTTATGGAACAGAAGGTAGTGGGTACCGCATTCGGTATATTAAATTTCGGAGGTCAAGCTGCAGGAATTTTTTCCCCGATGATCATGGGTGCTCTTATCTCTTCGTCAGGGGGATCTTACAAAAGTGCGTTCTTATTCTTAACTGCATGCTGCTTAATCGCTGGTGTCATTGCCTGTTTTTTACCATCAGCTAAAAGAAATCAAGAGGTTACGGATGCAACTGTAAAAACAGTTGGTTGA
- a CDS encoding ABC transporter permease, whose protein sequence is MQEKNRGLALFTLLVFLFLLGPLLIISVTSFEGGNILKFPPEEFSLRWYENIFKVDMFLVAFKTSILVSLAGNLLALLLGVPAAYALSRVDFKGKSVINAFFVSPILVPGIVLGFAFLRYIVGTYQLPIHAALFVGHTVIMLPFIIRVISSSLSNFDFSIEEAAESLGASKLGTFFTVVLPNIKSGILAAVMIAFLESFNNVDISVYMTGPGVSTFPIQMLTYVENYFDPTISAISVLLMFITAFFMFMVERLMGLSYFTKR, encoded by the coding sequence ATGCAGGAAAAAAATCGAGGATTGGCCCTGTTTACTCTCCTGGTGTTTCTCTTTTTACTAGGGCCTTTACTGATCATATCCGTTACGTCATTCGAGGGCGGAAATATTTTGAAGTTCCCGCCAGAAGAGTTTTCTTTAAGATGGTACGAAAATATCTTCAAGGTGGACATGTTTTTAGTCGCTTTCAAAACGTCCATTCTTGTTTCGCTTGCAGGCAATCTATTGGCGCTTTTACTGGGAGTCCCGGCTGCTTATGCATTAAGCAGGGTGGATTTTAAAGGGAAATCCGTCATAAATGCGTTTTTCGTTTCACCCATTTTAGTTCCAGGCATCGTGCTTGGCTTTGCATTTTTACGTTATATTGTGGGCACGTATCAGCTTCCGATTCATGCGGCCCTGTTCGTCGGGCATACAGTCATCATGCTGCCGTTCATCATCCGCGTGATTTCTTCAAGCTTATCGAATTTCGACTTTTCCATTGAAGAAGCGGCTGAGAGCCTTGGGGCTAGTAAGCTGGGGACATTCTTCACGGTCGTCCTTCCGAATATCAAATCAGGAATCCTGGCAGCCGTGATGATCGCCTTTTTGGAATCCTTCAATAATGTGGACATTTCCGTTTATATGACGGGTCCTGGCGTAAGCACGTTCCCGATCCAAATGCTGACGTATGTAGAGAATTATTTTGATCCGACCATCTCGGCCATTTCCGTATTGCTCATGTTCATAACGGCATTCTTCATGTTCATGGTTGAACGGCTCATGGGCTTGTCTTATTTCACAAAACGATAA
- a CDS encoding adenine deaminase C-terminal domain-containing protein, which yields MRMDMLIKDINIFNSYFKRFMKGNAAIKDGTFHYIGESELDAFTSELIIDGKGRYLVPGLIDIHLHIESTMVTPATFSYGLIKNGVTTIVPEPHEMANVFGISGVKEMIKASKECVADMFYAIPSSVPATSMETTGGSIEISDMEQLMQTEDIICLGEIMNYYEVISDPECKTNKILSHIRSHYPDLIIEGHVPKLLDLDLQKIIHAGVNSDHTHQTVEGLEARIAAGMFIEIQEKSMTEEVMDFLINQQVDEHFCFVTDDVMTDSFQKRGHLNVLLKKAIQMGMSPEKAIYACTYTPAQRMRMHDRGAAAPGKVADFLLISDLQSFDIDQVYKNGELVYDSSQPYVQEASGRQFPEHFYESVKLAELSETDFNLSAPDEQGQAECRIIQVKNGSTFTSETNDWLSMENGELRWEESPYGLIATFERYGKNGNRAHGLITGDVLKRGAVATTYSHDNHNLLVIGRNKQDMVMAANEVIRNQGGVCCVHDGQILSMIHLPVGGILSEEPMDIVSEQVEQLTEALKSLGYEHYNVIMSLSTLSLPVSPALKITDHGLINVNEGKIVPLILSVQA from the coding sequence ATGCGAATGGATATGCTTATAAAGGATATCAACATTTTCAACAGTTATTTCAAAAGATTCATGAAAGGGAATGCGGCCATCAAGGACGGCACATTCCATTATATTGGCGAAAGCGAGCTGGATGCCTTCACTTCCGAGCTTATCATCGACGGAAAGGGAAGGTATCTGGTTCCTGGACTGATCGATATCCATCTGCACATTGAAAGCACGATGGTGACACCGGCCACATTTTCCTATGGCCTCATCAAAAATGGCGTGACCACAATTGTGCCGGAACCACACGAAATGGCCAATGTCTTCGGGATTTCCGGCGTGAAGGAAATGATCAAGGCGAGTAAAGAGTGTGTCGCGGATATGTTTTATGCCATCCCGAGCTCCGTTCCCGCAACCTCGATGGAAACGACGGGGGGGTCCATCGAAATTTCCGACATGGAACAATTGATGCAAACCGAGGACATCATTTGCCTTGGCGAGATCATGAATTACTATGAGGTCATCTCGGATCCGGAATGCAAAACGAATAAGATCCTGTCCCACATCCGTTCCCATTATCCAGATCTGATCATTGAAGGGCACGTTCCAAAACTGCTCGACTTGGATCTGCAAAAGATCATTCATGCCGGAGTGAATTCAGATCATACACATCAGACCGTTGAAGGCTTGGAGGCGAGGATCGCTGCCGGAATGTTCATCGAGATCCAAGAGAAATCGATGACTGAAGAAGTGATGGATTTCTTAATAAACCAGCAGGTGGATGAGCATTTCTGCTTTGTTACAGATGATGTCATGACCGACTCTTTCCAAAAAAGGGGGCATCTGAATGTCCTGTTAAAGAAAGCGATCCAAATGGGCATGTCACCTGAAAAAGCGATTTATGCTTGTACGTATACACCGGCACAGCGGATGAGGATGCATGATCGCGGTGCGGCTGCACCTGGTAAGGTGGCTGATTTCCTTCTTATATCCGACTTGCAAAGCTTTGACATCGATCAGGTGTATAAAAACGGGGAGCTCGTTTATGATTCGTCACAGCCTTATGTGCAGGAAGCGAGCGGTAGGCAATTTCCAGAGCACTTCTATGAAAGTGTGAAGCTTGCCGAACTGAGCGAAACCGATTTTAACCTATCTGCCCCGGATGAGCAGGGACAAGCGGAGTGCCGGATCATTCAAGTAAAGAATGGTTCCACCTTCACAAGTGAAACGAATGACTGGCTGTCGATGGAGAATGGCGAATTACGTTGGGAAGAAAGCCCCTACGGGTTGATTGCCACCTTCGAACGGTATGGGAAAAACGGCAACCGGGCGCACGGCCTGATCACCGGCGATGTACTGAAGCGGGGAGCGGTTGCCACGACCTATTCACATGATAACCATAATCTCCTGGTGATCGGCCGCAATAAGCAGGATATGGTGATGGCCGCTAATGAAGTCATCAGGAATCAAGGCGGCGTCTGCTGCGTCCACGACGGCCAAATCCTCTCGATGATCCATCTTCCCGTGGGCGGAATCCTTTCCGAAGAACCGATGGACATCGTATCGGAACAGGTCGAGCAGCTGACGGAAGCACTTAAATCATTAGGCTACGAACATTACAATGTCATCATGTCATTAAGCACCTTATCGCTCCCGGTCAGCCCGGCCCTGAAAATAACGGACCACGGATTGATCAACGTAAATGAAGGGAAAATAGTCCCTCTCATTTTGAGCGTACAAGCTTAA
- a CDS encoding ABC transporter ATP-binding protein — protein sequence MALFTLQDISVAYNKQNILKDFTLEIEKGKLVSLLGPSGCGKTTTLRLIAGFLQANEGKFLFKDKDYTKVPVNKRNFGFVFQNYALFPHLSIFDNIAFGLRLRKNSKAEIEKKVMNVLEIVNLKGFEKRYPQELSGGQKQRVAIARALVIEPDILLFDEPLSNLDANLRVNMRVEIRRIQQELGITTVYVSHDQEECFSISDQVAIMNKGVIEQLSDPATIYKYPETKFVADFIGFKNFIDFDKRTDHEGKIELNKSGHSFVLDKDARMANHAGKTGAIRPDDLLIREKDDAGAVQENSLPGRVKVSTYLGRSYQYVVETPIGDFIVNKEMTESYSVGQEIILEVPRNQMVLVD from the coding sequence ATGGCTTTATTCACTTTACAAGATATATCTGTAGCTTATAACAAACAGAATATTTTAAAGGACTTCACCCTTGAGATTGAAAAAGGGAAATTGGTCTCCCTCCTTGGCCCGAGCGGCTGTGGGAAAACGACGACCCTGCGTTTGATTGCCGGCTTTTTACAGGCGAACGAAGGGAAATTTTTATTCAAGGATAAGGATTATACGAAGGTTCCCGTCAACAAGCGGAACTTTGGCTTTGTGTTCCAAAACTATGCCTTATTCCCGCATTTGTCGATTTTTGATAATATAGCCTTCGGACTGCGCCTAAGAAAGAATTCGAAGGCTGAAATCGAAAAAAAAGTAATGAATGTGCTCGAAATCGTAAATTTAAAAGGATTTGAAAAACGGTATCCGCAAGAGCTTTCCGGCGGGCAAAAGCAGCGTGTCGCGATTGCGAGGGCGCTGGTGATCGAACCTGATATCCTTTTATTCGATGAACCGTTGAGCAATCTTGATGCGAATTTAAGGGTGAATATGAGGGTGGAAATTCGCCGGATCCAGCAGGAATTAGGAATTACGACGGTGTATGTTTCACATGACCAGGAAGAATGCTTCTCCATTTCCGACCAAGTGGCGATCATGAATAAAGGGGTCATCGAGCAGCTTAGTGATCCCGCCACCATTTACAAATATCCTGAAACCAAATTCGTCGCGGACTTCATCGGCTTCAAGAACTTCATCGACTTCGATAAGAGGACGGATCATGAAGGTAAAATTGAATTGAACAAATCCGGCCACTCCTTCGTATTGGATAAGGACGCCCGGATGGCCAATCATGCTGGGAAAACTGGCGCAATCAGACCGGACGATCTTTTGATCAGGGAAAAGGATGACGCTGGAGCCGTCCAGGAAAATAGCTTACCCGGCCGAGTCAAGGTAAGCACGTATCTTGGAAGAAGCTATCAATACGTCGTGGAAACGCCGATCGGGGATTTCATCGTCAACAAGGAAATGACGGAATCCTATTCCGTGGGTCAGGAGATCATTCTTGAAGTGCCGAGAAACCAGATGGTGCTTGTCGATTAG
- a CDS encoding helix-turn-helix domain-containing protein — protein sequence MEQRGSLMCRSDGTLTYHVWILDSTEDWVHLCGEPLTDNDKNPFSNEDAWPNSSCIESNDYVTCYHAHTGNQLFLFVTEAPDPTSVRACIHSGRTLTELESEHFVLQVRYMLLEQTIKRHWQENDAWLEGLHSLTSMLELNELLHNIMENALIAIPAVDSGFLMLYDAETQKLVPKASIGMGASIYDFKTNIGEGVGGKVFQGGIGRIYNREQAFAAISNIQANNMKSLMVSMEHTEENPNLMVMAVPVRMNKAKLGVMIVHQNNKKQKLTTDDLRRLQGFADQAAIAITNARLFSDLRETNDYLVKRNHIHDVFTRLSFKDSDLIMVAKTVEQMTNLPVSLFDLTKNEWYPHYTPLSRKLMDTDFLKKWEECVEALTVTTNETSIHLYPIVNDGVPIGYFVVELHRSLLPLDTVVLEQGSALVALKMVNTYSMTDMYYKQCYEFFNELLQYREPNQLASKSRDFGLSPDIPLFVTVLQLSGKAQVHKKRETHQRMLIAALHKELGSLDYLLFGFHDKVTIIMNASTESLQEVLIEKLNKVVTLWTNKDVPILRGGIGRPYTGLEHVARSSEEANKSLAYLLSRGTPGVISYQSIGINRLFLNQQTEDIEQFIQEVFAPLQSPKAKSSDLELTLKSYIAANRSISDTAERLHIHQNTLYHRIRKIEDALAVDLNDSNVWLKLLLAYHLSETY from the coding sequence ATGGAACAACGAGGAAGTTTAATGTGCCGATCTGATGGCACCTTAACATACCATGTTTGGATCTTGGATTCCACGGAGGATTGGGTCCACCTGTGTGGGGAGCCCCTAACCGATAATGATAAAAACCCTTTTTCAAATGAAGATGCATGGCCGAATTCATCATGCATAGAAAGTAATGATTATGTTACTTGCTACCATGCTCATACCGGTAACCAACTATTTTTGTTTGTAACGGAAGCTCCTGATCCAACTTCAGTTCGTGCGTGTATTCATTCTGGTAGGACGTTAACTGAATTGGAGTCCGAGCATTTTGTGTTACAAGTCCGTTATATGCTGCTTGAACAAACAATCAAGCGGCATTGGCAAGAGAACGATGCATGGCTCGAAGGCTTGCATTCACTGACATCCATGCTTGAGTTGAATGAACTGTTACACAACATCATGGAAAATGCATTGATTGCCATTCCAGCCGTAGACAGTGGATTTTTAATGCTTTATGACGCTGAAACACAAAAGCTTGTCCCTAAAGCAAGCATTGGAATGGGAGCTTCCATCTATGACTTCAAGACCAATATAGGGGAAGGTGTTGGAGGGAAGGTATTCCAAGGCGGGATCGGCCGTATCTACAATAGGGAACAAGCATTTGCAGCTATATCTAATATTCAGGCTAACAACATGAAAAGTTTAATGGTTTCAATGGAACATACAGAGGAAAATCCCAACCTAATGGTGATGGCTGTTCCTGTCAGGATGAACAAAGCTAAGCTTGGCGTGATGATTGTCCACCAGAATAATAAAAAGCAAAAGCTGACTACCGATGATTTAAGAAGGTTGCAGGGTTTTGCCGATCAGGCAGCGATTGCCATTACCAATGCGAGACTTTTCTCGGATTTAAGGGAAACAAACGATTATTTGGTTAAACGGAACCATATTCATGATGTTTTTACTAGACTCTCTTTTAAGGATTCTGATTTGATAATGGTTGCTAAAACCGTTGAACAGATGACAAACCTTCCTGTTTCTCTGTTTGATCTGACTAAAAATGAGTGGTATCCCCATTACACGCCTCTTTCAAGGAAGCTAATGGATACGGATTTTCTGAAAAAATGGGAAGAATGTGTGGAAGCATTGACAGTTACTACTAACGAAACATCCATTCATTTGTATCCGATTGTGAATGATGGAGTTCCAATCGGTTACTTTGTCGTCGAGCTTCACCGATCGCTCCTCCCCCTTGATACTGTAGTGTTGGAGCAGGGCAGTGCTTTAGTTGCATTAAAAATGGTCAATACCTATTCAATGACGGATATGTACTATAAACAATGCTATGAATTTTTTAATGAACTTCTCCAATATAGGGAGCCCAATCAGCTTGCTTCTAAATCACGGGATTTTGGTCTTTCTCCAGACATCCCACTCTTCGTTACAGTATTGCAACTTAGTGGGAAGGCACAAGTCCACAAGAAAAGGGAAACACACCAGAGAATGCTCATTGCCGCTCTGCATAAAGAGCTGGGGTCTTTAGATTACCTTTTATTCGGTTTTCATGACAAAGTGACGATCATCATGAACGCTAGTACCGAGTCCCTACAGGAAGTGTTGATCGAAAAATTGAACAAAGTGGTAACGTTATGGACAAATAAGGATGTCCCAATCCTTAGGGGAGGTATAGGCAGACCTTACACAGGTTTAGAGCATGTTGCCAGAAGCTCTGAAGAAGCGAATAAGTCGTTAGCTTATCTCTTAAGTCGCGGTACTCCTGGCGTAATCAGTTATCAAAGTATTGGCATTAACCGATTATTTCTAAATCAACAGACCGAGGATATCGAACAGTTCATTCAAGAGGTGTTTGCACCGCTCCAATCTCCCAAGGCTAAGTCGAGTGATCTGGAATTGACACTGAAATCATACATTGCTGCTAATCGATCTATATCCGATACGGCAGAACGTCTTCATATTCACCAAAATACACTCTATCATCGAATAAGAAAAATCGAGGACGCTCTTGCAGTTGATCTAAACGATTCTAATGTTTGGCTTAAGCTGCTCCTAGCCTATCATCTAAGTGAAACGTATTAG
- a CDS encoding endonuclease MutS2, protein MNTMTYEKLQYIQLKDMVKSHCVSGLGKELLDRLQPSGILNVVKNRLNETTEARDLLNAESHIPLKGISHIGFHIEKLEKGMILEPSELVAIADFLRGCRNIKTFMTDKAFFAPTLHSYAHSMTELRTLEEEIQFTIKGNAVASEASRELKRIRNQIGKTEGKIEERLNKFLKSGTNKAFIQEFFISKKDDRYTIPIKSSYKNQVAGTIVEVSAKGATVFIEPAAVTKLNAELASFKAEEAMEEYQLLATLSGMVFEQLKPIKINVELISQYDMIFAKAKFSKSMDGIEPKINDHGYIRLAGCKHPLLPADSVPLDFEIGQDYRSLIITGPNAGGKTVVLKTIGILTLAAMSGLHIAGKEGTELAVFDHVFVDIGDNQSLENALSTFSSHMKNISEILLAVTNNSLLLFDEIGSGTEPNEGAALAIAILEEFYQKGCITVATTHYGEIKRYSEIHSDFMNAAMQFNSETLEPRYKLLIGQSGESNALWIAKKMDVRQQVLQKAKHYINNKDYDLERVQEGKIKKTKAELPPKKALPEFAVGDKVKVSGLDGYAIVYKKKNSFNNVVVLFEDSFKEVHANRLELEIKAIDLYPEGYDLNSLFVSYEERKLNHDLERGSKKALRNVAADMRKKLNE, encoded by the coding sequence ATGAATACGATGACTTATGAAAAACTACAATATATCCAACTGAAGGACATGGTGAAAAGCCATTGTGTAAGCGGCTTAGGGAAGGAATTATTGGATCGGCTGCAGCCAAGCGGCATATTGAATGTGGTCAAGAACCGTTTGAACGAGACGACGGAAGCAAGGGATTTATTGAATGCGGAAAGCCATATTCCCTTGAAGGGCATCTCCCATATTGGCTTCCATATCGAAAAGCTCGAAAAGGGAATGATCTTGGAGCCAAGTGAGCTTGTGGCGATCGCCGACTTCTTAAGGGGCTGCCGGAATATCAAGACATTCATGACCGATAAAGCGTTTTTTGCTCCAACATTGCACTCTTACGCGCATTCGATGACAGAACTCAGGACCTTGGAGGAGGAAATCCAATTCACAATAAAAGGAAATGCCGTTGCTTCGGAAGCCAGCAGGGAGTTGAAGCGGATTCGGAACCAAATCGGCAAAACGGAAGGTAAAATCGAGGAGCGTTTGAATAAGTTCTTGAAGAGCGGTACCAATAAAGCGTTCATTCAGGAATTCTTCATCAGCAAAAAAGATGATCGCTATACCATACCAATCAAATCCTCTTATAAAAACCAGGTGGCCGGAACGATCGTGGAGGTATCCGCAAAGGGTGCCACCGTGTTCATCGAGCCTGCCGCCGTAACGAAATTGAATGCAGAACTGGCCAGCTTCAAAGCGGAGGAAGCGATGGAGGAGTATCAGCTATTGGCGACGTTATCAGGCATGGTTTTCGAACAGCTAAAGCCGATCAAAATCAATGTCGAACTCATCAGCCAGTATGACATGATCTTCGCAAAAGCCAAATTCAGTAAAAGCATGGACGGAATCGAACCGAAAATCAATGATCATGGGTATATCCGATTAGCCGGCTGCAAGCATCCGCTTTTGCCCGCAGACAGTGTACCATTGGATTTCGAAATCGGCCAGGATTATCGCAGCTTGATCATCACGGGACCAAACGCCGGAGGAAAGACGGTCGTCCTGAAAACGATCGGCATCCTTACGCTGGCCGCGATGTCTGGGCTTCATATTGCCGGCAAAGAGGGGACGGAGCTGGCCGTCTTCGATCACGTATTTGTCGACATTGGCGATAATCAAAGCCTGGAAAATGCGCTGAGTACGTTTTCGTCGCATATGAAAAACATTTCGGAAATCCTGCTCGCTGTAACCAACAACTCGCTGCTGCTGTTCGATGAAATCGGCAGCGGAACGGAACCGAATGAAGGCGCCGCTTTAGCGATCGCGATCCTGGAGGAATTTTATCAAAAGGGATGCATCACCGTTGCCACGACCCATTACGGTGAAATCAAACGCTATTCCGAAATTCACAGCGACTTCATGAATGCGGCGATGCAATTTAACAGTGAAACATTGGAGCCGAGGTATAAGCTGCTGATCGGCCAATCCGGCGAAAGCAATGCCCTGTGGATCGCGAAAAAAATGGACGTACGCCAGCAGGTGTTGCAAAAGGCAAAACACTATATAAACAATAAAGACTATGACTTGGAACGTGTCCAGGAAGGGAAAATCAAAAAAACGAAAGCAGAGCTTCCTCCAAAAAAAGCCTTGCCTGAATTTGCAGTCGGTGACAAGGTGAAGGTAAGCGGACTTGACGGATATGCGATCGTCTATAAAAAGAAGAATTCCTTTAATAATGTCGTCGTCCTTTTCGAAGATTCCTTCAAGGAAGTTCATGCCAATAGGCTGGAGCTTGAAATAAAAGCCATCGACTTATATCCGGAAGGCTATGATCTGAACTCCCTATTCGTCAGCTACGAAGAAAGGAAGCTGAACCATGACCTGGAGCGGGGATCGAAGAAGGCATTAAGGAATGTCGCGGCGGATATGCGGAAGAAGCTAAACGAATAA